The Fusobacterium sp. JB019 genome has a segment encoding these proteins:
- a CDS encoding NAD-dependent protein deacylase, with translation MDNVKKLAEIVEKSNYIVFFGGAGTSTDSGIKDFRGKNGLYKTLYKGYRPEEILSIDFFIDKRQIFSEYVKEKMSIENIKPNKGHYALVELEKMGKLKAVITQNIDNLHQEAGSKKVLELHGTLKEWYCLNCGIRDDKEFKCKCGGVVRPKVTLYGEMLDEEVTYKAIEEIKRADTLIISGTSLTVYPAANYITYFKGKNLIIINEDSTGYDSRATLSIKGNFSEILDKLIKEIKRTL, from the coding sequence ATGGATAATGTTAAAAAACTAGCTGAAATAGTTGAAAAAAGTAATTATATTGTTTTCTTTGGAGGAGCAGGAACTTCTACAGATTCTGGAATAAAAGATTTCAGAGGAAAAAATGGATTGTATAAGACTTTATATAAAGGATATAGACCAGAAGAAATATTAAGTATTGATTTTTTTATAGATAAAAGACAAATTTTTAGTGAGTATGTAAAAGAAAAAATGTCTATAGAAAATATAAAACCAAATAAAGGACATTATGCTTTAGTTGAACTTGAAAAAATGGGTAAATTAAAAGCTGTAATCACTCAAAATATTGATAATTTACATCAAGAAGCAGGAAGTAAAAAAGTATTAGAATTACACGGAACATTGAAAGAATGGTATTGTTTAAATTGTGGGATTAGAGACGATAAAGAATTTAAATGTAAATGTGGGGGAGTTGTAAGACCTAAAGTAACTCTTTATGGGGAAATGTTAGATGAAGAAGTTACTTATAAGGCTATTGAAGAAATAAAAAGAGCGGATACTTTAATAATATCAGGGACTAGTTTGACAGTTTATCCAGCTGCTAACTATATAACTTATTTTAAAGGAAAAAATTTAATTATAATAAATGAAGATTCTACAGGTTATGATTCTAGGGCTACATTATCAATAAAGGGTAATTTTTCTGAAATACTAGATAAACTAATAAAAGAAATAAAAAGAACTCTGTAA
- a CDS encoding carbon starvation protein A, which produces MVSFILSLIALIVGYMTYGKFVERVFGIDENEKTPAVKLADGVDYIEMDWKKVFLIQFLNIAGLGPIFGAILGALWGPVAFLWIVFGCIFAGAVHDYLSGMLSVKNDGATIAEIAGKYLGEIPRNIMRVFSVVLLVLVGVVFIKGPAGILANMTGIKSLVWIAIIIVYYILATVLPVDKLIGKIYPVFGACLLIMGVGIGASLIINGYDIPEIAFTNLNPKGTSVFPFLFITIACGAISGFHATQSPLMARCLKNQREGRKVFYGSMIAEGVIALIWAAAAMTFFGGTKGLANAGSPAVVVNVISNSMLGKVGGILAILGVVACPITSGDTAFRSARLAIADAINFKQGPIKNRFSIALPLFAIGTALCFMDFTIIWRYFAWSNQTLATIALWAGATYLATEHKNYWIAAIPATFMTVVVTSYILIAPEGFRLPEVVGNSAGLILAFVSISVFLQKIKKYSVIGNVNLNKN; this is translated from the coding sequence ATGGTTAGTTTTATATTATCTTTAATCGCTTTGATTGTAGGGTATATGACTTATGGTAAATTTGTAGAAAGAGTTTTTGGTATTGATGAAAATGAGAAAACTCCAGCAGTTAAACTTGCAGATGGAGTTGATTATATTGAAATGGATTGGAAAAAGGTATTTTTAATTCAATTCTTAAACATTGCAGGACTTGGGCCAATATTCGGAGCTATTCTTGGAGCACTTTGGGGACCAGTTGCTTTTTTATGGATTGTGTTTGGATGTATCTTTGCTGGTGCTGTTCACGATTATTTATCAGGTATGTTATCTGTTAAAAATGATGGTGCTACTATAGCTGAAATAGCAGGAAAATATTTAGGAGAGATTCCTAGAAATATTATGAGAGTTTTCTCAGTTGTTTTACTAGTATTAGTTGGAGTTGTTTTTATTAAAGGACCTGCTGGTATATTAGCAAATATGACTGGAATCAAATCTTTAGTTTGGATTGCAATAATCATAGTTTACTATATTCTTGCAACAGTTCTTCCTGTTGATAAATTAATTGGAAAAATTTATCCAGTATTTGGAGCTTGTCTTCTTATAATGGGTGTTGGAATTGGAGCTTCATTAATAATCAATGGTTATGATATTCCTGAAATTGCTTTTACTAATTTAAATCCTAAAGGAACTTCTGTTTTTCCTTTCTTATTTATAACAATTGCATGTGGTGCAATTTCTGGATTCCATGCTACTCAATCACCACTTATGGCAAGATGTTTAAAAAATCAAAGAGAAGGAAGAAAAGTATTTTATGGTTCTATGATTGCAGAAGGTGTCATCGCTCTTATTTGGGCTGCTGCTGCTATGACTTTCTTCGGTGGAACTAAAGGACTTGCAAATGCTGGTTCACCTGCTGTTGTTGTTAATGTTATTTCAAATTCTATGCTTGGTAAAGTTGGAGGAATCTTAGCTATATTAGGTGTTGTTGCTTGTCCTATAACTTCAGGAGATACTGCTTTTAGAAGTGCTAGACTTGCTATTGCTGATGCAATTAATTTCAAACAAGGTCCTATTAAAAACAGATTTTCTATTGCTCTTCCTTTATTTGCAATAGGTACTGCTCTTTGTTTCATGGATTTCACTATTATTTGGAGATATTTTGCATGGTCTAATCAAACTCTTGCAACTATAGCTCTTTGGGCTGGAGCAACTTATCTTGCTACTGAACATAAAAACTACTGGATTGCAGCTATTCCTGCTACATTCATGACAGTTGTTGTTACTTCTTATATTTTAATTGCTCCTGAAGGATTTAGATTACCTGAAGTTGTTGGTAACAGTGCTGGTTTAATTCTTGCATTCGTTTCTATATCTGTATTCCTTCAAAAAATTAAAAAATATAGTGTTATTGGAAATGTAAATTTAAATAAAAACTAA
- a CDS encoding LytS/YhcK type 5TM receptor domain-containing protein: MFNLGRTLVNNLGYIIVISFFFARFTKSRSLFSKEKYTKKEILFLSLFFGCLAILGTYSGVDYKGAIANTRNIGVIVGGILIAPQVGIFSGIIAGIHRYFLNAGEVTSLACTISTIFGGFLSAYIYKYKNEKNIYFYGFLNGFIVENLSMFLILVLAKDEIIAKQIVGKIYFPMILSNSLGIPIVIYIIKNIIDEREMLAGKQAMLSLEIANKTLPYFMKGENLNEVCKIIMESLGAKTVVLSNRKNIIASYCYNDSYKIEHTQIKSEIVKRVIETDKLYISNKMFNKNEFLCVNGDVKSCIIAPLHNGTKVSGTLKIYFDRFEGITESNRLLVLGLSQLISTQLELSKIEKLETMAKDANLKMLQTQINPHFLFNALNTISSFIRMNPEKARQIILDLSTFLRFNLDELNKEVTVEKELEQVKAYVNIEKARFGDKINVEYNIDDASCNLNIPSLIIQPLVENSIKHGILKKNEGGNVLIEIHCDDENKLNIKIIDDGIGISEEIIEKLKNNKLEKGIGLKNVHNRLELIYGKGLEIKRLKEGTEISFKIKCE; the protein is encoded by the coding sequence ATGTTTAATTTGGGCAGAACTTTAGTAAATAATTTGGGATACATAATAGTTATTTCATTTTTTTTTGCAAGGTTTACAAAATCTAGATCATTGTTTTCAAAAGAAAAATATACGAAAAAAGAAATTTTATTTTTATCGTTATTTTTTGGATGTTTGGCAATATTAGGGACTTATTCAGGAGTTGATTATAAGGGGGCAATAGCTAATACTCGAAATATAGGAGTTATAGTTGGAGGTATTTTAATAGCTCCACAAGTAGGTATTTTCTCAGGAATAATTGCAGGGATTCATAGATACTTTTTAAATGCAGGGGAAGTGACAAGTTTAGCTTGTACTATTTCAACTATTTTTGGAGGTTTTCTCTCAGCATATATATATAAATATAAAAATGAAAAAAATATATATTTTTATGGATTTTTAAATGGTTTTATAGTTGAAAATTTGAGCATGTTTCTTATTTTAGTTTTAGCTAAAGATGAAATTATAGCAAAGCAAATAGTTGGTAAAATATATTTTCCTATGATATTATCAAATTCTTTAGGAATTCCCATTGTAATATATATAATAAAAAATATTATAGATGAAAGAGAAATGTTAGCTGGAAAACAAGCTATGCTCTCTTTAGAAATAGCTAATAAAACCTTACCTTATTTTATGAAAGGTGAAAATTTAAATGAAGTTTGTAAAATAATTATGGAAAGTTTAGGAGCAAAAACAGTTGTTCTTTCAAACAGGAAAAATATAATTGCAAGTTACTGCTATAATGATTCTTATAAAATAGAACATACACAAATAAAAAGTGAAATAGTAAAAAGAGTAATTGAAACAGATAAGCTTTATATTTCTAATAAAATGTTTAATAAAAATGAATTTTTATGTGTTAATGGAGATGTGAAATCTTGTATAATAGCTCCCTTACATAATGGAACAAAGGTTTCAGGGACGTTGAAAATATATTTTGATAGATTTGAGGGAATTACAGAAAGTAATAGATTATTAGTTTTAGGATTATCACAACTTATTTCGACACAGTTAGAATTATCCAAAATAGAAAAACTAGAAACAATGGCAAAGGATGCAAATTTAAAAATGCTTCAGACACAGATAAATCCACATTTTTTATTTAATGCTTTAAATACAATATCTTCTTTTATTAGGATGAATCCAGAAAAAGCAAGACAGATAATTTTAGATTTATCTACTTTTTTAAGATTTAATTTAGATGAACTTAATAAAGAAGTAACTGTAGAAAAAGAATTAGAACAGGTAAAAGCTTACGTTAATATTGAAAAAGCAAGATTTGGAGATAAAATAAATGTTGAATATAATATAGATGATGCTTCTTGCAATTTAAATATTCCAAGCCTTATAATTCAACCTTTAGTAGAAAATAGTATAAAGCATGGAATATTAAAGAAAAATGAAGGAGGAAATGTTTTAATTGAAATACATTGTGATGATGAAAATAAATTAAATATAAAGATAATTGATGATGGAATTGGAATTTCAGAGGAAATTATAGAAAAATTAAAAAATAATAAATTAGAAAAAGGTATTGGCCTTAAAAATGTACATAATAGATTAGAATTGATATATGGAAAAGGTCTTGAAATAAAAAGATTAAAGGAAGGAACTGAAATATCTTTTAAAATAAAGTGTGAATAA
- a CDS encoding LytTR family DNA-binding domain-containing protein: MLNYIIVEDEMPAREELKYFLKKWEELNLVEEFDNPLDTLKYFQNKNEIDVVFLDINMPSIDGVSLAKLLLKLKNDIKIIFVTAYKEHALDAFEIKAFDYILKPYSEERIDKVILDLLDEKKEKFEHKNVLVNKIAVHDEDRLRIIFLNEIYFIEVLDKECIIHTKEKCYKSKLKLAKFENILPKDRFYRCHRSYIVNLNKIIEIDAWFNGSYYIKLEELKDKIPISRGNMKKLKEIFVIK, from the coding sequence ATGTTGAATTATATAATTGTTGAGGATGAGATGCCTGCAAGAGAAGAATTGAAATATTTTTTAAAAAAATGGGAGGAATTAAATTTAGTAGAAGAATTTGATAATCCTTTAGATACTTTAAAATATTTTCAAAATAAAAATGAAATAGATGTTGTTTTTTTAGATATAAACATGCCTAGTATAGATGGAGTTTCATTGGCAAAATTATTACTGAAGCTAAAAAATGATATAAAGATTATATTTGTAACAGCTTACAAAGAACATGCTTTAGATGCATTTGAAATAAAAGCTTTTGATTATATTTTAAAACCTTATTCTGAAGAAAGAATAGATAAAGTAATACTAGATTTATTAGATGAAAAGAAAGAAAAATTTGAGCATAAAAACGTTTTAGTCAATAAAATAGCAGTTCATGATGAGGATAGATTAAGAATAATCTTTTTAAATGAAATTTATTTTATTGAAGTTTTAGATAAGGAATGTATAATTCATACTAAAGAAAAATGTTATAAATCTAAACTTAAACTAGCTAAGTTTGAAAATATTTTACCAAAAGATAGATTTTATAGATGCCATAGGTCTTATATCGTTAATTTAAATAAAATAATAGAGATAGATGCTTGGTTTAATGGTAGTTATTATATAAAACTTGAAGAATTAAAAGATAAAATTCCTATTAGTAGAGGAAATATGAAAAAGTTAAAAGAGATTTTTGTGATAAAATAA
- a CDS encoding nucleobase:cation symporter-2 family protein, translating into MRNYSPYELDGKPKLLDAVPLGLQHVLAMFVSNITPVIIVLGVLNIPLETKTSLIQACMFVAGINTLIQNYTLGPFGAKLPVVMGSNFAFVPVCISVGTKYGMEGILGAVLVGGLFEILVGMFIKKIRRYFPPIVTGVVVLSIGLSLIPVGINSFAGGFGASDFGSYSNLFIGGLVLFLVIVFKQFGKGMWSTASIFIATVIGYVVALFFGKVDLSGVAQAGLVNIPKPFVYGMSFHIDAILAMIVMFIVSAVETMGDMSGITMGGADRELTDRELSGGIMGDGLGCVIASCFSVLPTTSFSQNVGIIAMTKIMSRFVVVVGSLILMCGAFFPKLGVVLVAIPQSVIGGSLVMIFAMIFISGVELITKEPLGNKNSTILAASLGIGFGLGAVPEAIQFLPEGIKLLFGGSGIAVSAAVAVVLNIVLPNDKPQTTKLKDAKEFEPKKKEKEYSAPVVASSQAK; encoded by the coding sequence ATGAGAAACTATTCACCATATGAGCTGGATGGGAAACCAAAATTATTAGATGCAGTACCACTAGGGTTGCAACATGTACTTGCTATGTTTGTAAGTAACATAACCCCTGTTATTATTGTTTTAGGAGTTTTAAATATCCCATTAGAGACGAAGACATCTCTTATTCAAGCTTGTATGTTTGTTGCAGGGATAAATACTTTAATTCAAAATTATACTTTAGGACCATTTGGTGCTAAATTGCCAGTTGTTATGGGATCTAACTTTGCTTTTGTTCCTGTTTGTATATCAGTTGGAACTAAGTATGGAATGGAAGGAATACTAGGAGCAGTACTTGTTGGAGGACTTTTTGAAATATTAGTTGGAATGTTTATTAAGAAAATAAGAAGATATTTTCCACCAATAGTTACTGGAGTAGTTGTTTTATCAATAGGACTTTCATTAATTCCTGTTGGAATCAATTCATTTGCAGGAGGATTTGGAGCTAGTGATTTTGGATCTTATTCAAATTTATTTATAGGTGGATTAGTTTTATTTTTAGTAATAGTATTTAAGCAATTTGGAAAAGGAATGTGGTCAACAGCTTCTATATTCATAGCTACTGTAATTGGATATGTTGTTGCTTTATTCTTTGGAAAAGTTGATTTATCAGGTGTTGCTCAAGCAGGTTTAGTAAATATTCCAAAACCATTTGTTTATGGAATGAGTTTTCATATAGATGCTATTCTTGCTATGATAGTTATGTTTATAGTTTCTGCAGTTGAAACTATGGGAGATATGTCAGGAATAACTATGGGTGGAGCAGATAGAGAATTAACAGATAGAGAATTATCTGGAGGGATAATGGGAGATGGGCTAGGTTGTGTAATAGCTTCTTGTTTCTCAGTTTTACCAACAACTTCTTTTAGTCAGAATGTTGGAATTATCGCAATGACTAAAATAATGAGTAGATTTGTAGTAGTTGTAGGATCTTTAATATTAATGTGTGGAGCATTTTTTCCTAAATTAGGAGTTGTTTTAGTAGCCATTCCTCAAAGTGTTATTGGTGGAAGTTTAGTTATGATATTTGCTATGATATTTATAAGCGGAGTAGAATTAATAACAAAAGAACCTTTAGGAAATAAAAATTCTACTATATTAGCAGCATCTTTAGGAATAGGATTTGGATTGGGAGCTGTACCAGAGGCAATACAATTTTTACCAGAAGGAATTAAACTTTTATTTGGCGGATCAGGAATAGCAGTATCAGCAGCAGTTGCAGTTGTTTTAAATATAGTATTACCTAATGATAAACCACAAACAACTAAGCTAAAAGATGCAAAAGAATTTGAGCCAAAGAAAAAAGAAAAAGAATATTCAGCTCCAGTTGTTGCAAGTTCTCAAGCAAAATAA
- a CDS encoding MATE family efflux transporter, with protein MNSDNNNILGKNRISLLLLKFSIPAIIALVTTAVYNIVDQIFIGHSVGFLGNAATNITFPIISICTSIILLTGIGTSACFSIALGEKNIEKAKQIIENGLILNIFLSLAFTIVLLLNVEKILLIFGATKEIMPYALTYTKITALGIPFFILFSAATFWIRADGSPKFAMIITLVGGITNIILDPLFIFKFNMGIAGAAWATIIGQFLSCLLAVFYLVKKFKSFKLNFYPFIFPRLKIFKHICLLGMSQSINQLGLMLVQISMNNVLTYYGARSIYGAEIPLACVGIILKINILFLYIIIGISQGAQPILGYNIGSKQYDRVIKTIKLALKYDSFVSITAFILFQTFPKEIISIFGKGSSEYFMFAEKFFRIFMFFTFANFIQIFSGNFFSAIGKGKIGLFIAITRQFLFLLPLIILLPMLFGIEGVFFSAPISDLLALTVTIFFLRKEYRIIKTLEIEQKKGLNI; from the coding sequence TTGAATTCAGATAACAACAATATATTAGGTAAAAATAGAATATCTTTACTTCTATTAAAATTTTCCATTCCTGCTATAATTGCACTGGTCACCACTGCTGTTTACAATATAGTAGATCAAATTTTCATAGGGCACAGTGTTGGTTTTTTAGGAAACGCAGCTACTAACATCACTTTTCCAATCATTAGTATTTGTACATCCATAATATTATTAACTGGAATTGGTACTTCTGCTTGCTTTAGTATCGCTCTTGGTGAAAAAAATATTGAAAAAGCTAAACAAATTATAGAAAATGGCTTGATTTTAAATATTTTTCTTTCTCTAGCTTTTACTATTGTACTTTTGTTAAATGTAGAAAAAATACTATTAATTTTTGGAGCCACTAAAGAAATTATGCCCTATGCTTTAACTTATACTAAAATTACAGCTTTAGGAATCCCTTTTTTCATTCTATTTTCTGCTGCTACATTTTGGATTAGAGCAGATGGTAGTCCTAAATTTGCAATGATTATTACTTTAGTTGGAGGAATCACTAATATTATTTTAGATCCTCTATTTATTTTTAAATTTAATATGGGTATAGCTGGAGCAGCTTGGGCAACAATTATTGGACAATTCTTATCCTGCTTACTAGCTGTATTTTATTTAGTTAAAAAGTTTAAAAGTTTCAAATTAAATTTTTACCCATTTATTTTCCCAAGATTAAAAATATTTAAACATATCTGTTTATTAGGTATGTCGCAATCTATAAATCAATTAGGCCTTATGCTAGTTCAAATAAGTATGAATAATGTACTCACCTACTATGGAGCTAGATCAATTTATGGAGCTGAAATTCCCCTTGCTTGTGTTGGAATTATTTTAAAAATTAATATTTTATTTCTATATATTATTATTGGAATTTCCCAAGGAGCTCAACCTATTCTAGGATATAATATTGGCTCTAAGCAATACGACCGAGTTATTAAAACTATTAAATTAGCTTTAAAATATGATTCCTTTGTATCTATAACTGCTTTTATTTTATTTCAAACATTTCCAAAAGAGATTATTTCTATTTTCGGAAAAGGTAGTAGTGAATATTTTATGTTTGCTGAAAAGTTTTTTAGAATATTTATGTTCTTTACATTTGCTAATTTCATACAAATTTTCTCTGGAAACTTTTTTAGTGCAATTGGAAAAGGAAAAATTGGTTTATTTATAGCTATCACCAGACAATTCTTATTCTTATTGCCTCTAATTATATTATTACCTATGTTATTTGGAATAGAGGGAGTCTTCTTCTCTGCTCCTATATCTGATTTATTAGCTTTAACTGTTACAATATTTTTCTTAAGAAAAGAATATCGTATAATTAAAACTTTAGAAATAGAACAAAAAAAAGGACTTAATATTTAA
- the nrdG gene encoding anaerobic ribonucleoside-triphosphate reductase activating protein, producing MYYGNIKKIDIANGEGVRVSLFVSGCRNCCKNCFNPETWNFKYGQEFNLDTENEILNLLEQKHIKGLTVLGGEPFEPENQKDLLPFIKKVNHKFPHKDLWFFTGYIYDQDLVPNGKKYCEVTDELLSYIDVLVDGPFIEEEKDISLKFRGSKNQRIIYLKNK from the coding sequence ATGTACTATGGAAATATAAAAAAAATAGATATCGCTAATGGAGAAGGAGTTCGAGTTTCTCTCTTTGTTTCTGGATGTAGAAATTGCTGTAAAAACTGCTTTAACCCAGAAACTTGGAACTTTAAATATGGACAAGAATTTAATTTGGATACTGAAAATGAAATACTAAATCTACTAGAACAAAAACATATTAAGGGATTAACTGTTCTTGGAGGAGAACCTTTCGAGCCAGAAAATCAAAAAGATTTATTACCTTTCATCAAGAAGGTTAACCATAAATTTCCACATAAAGATTTATGGTTCTTTACAGGTTATATTTATGATCAAGATTTAGTTCCTAATGGAAAAAAATATTGTGAAGTAACTGACGAGCTATTAAGTTATATTGATGTTCTTGTTGATGGTCCTTTTATTGAAGAAGAAAAAGATATCTCTCTTAAGTTTAGAGGATCTAAAAATCAAAGAATTATCTATTTGAAAAACAAATAA
- the nrdD gene encoding anaerobic ribonucleoside-triphosphate reductase: protein MKIIKRSGMEVDFDISKIENAIKKANKEVTETEKISDENIAKISNTVESICINSDHSLNVEDIQDLVELNLMENKSFSVAKKYITYRYKRALVRKSNSTDAQILSLLNSSNEEIKQENSNKNSTVVSVQRDYMAGEVSKDITKRFLLDPDIVDAHDKGIIHFHDADYFAQHMHNCDLVNLEDMLQNGTVISGTRIDKPHSFSTACNIATQIIAQVASSQYGGQSISLAHLAPFVEVSRNKIKKQLRDSFEEIGLEITEEKFNKLVEKRVREEVNRGVQTIQYQVVTLMTTNGQSPFVTVFMYLGEAKNKQEEKDLAMIIEEVLDQRYQGVKNEQGIWVTPAFPKLIYVLQENNIHKDSPYYYLTEKAGKCTAKRMVPDYISEKKMKELKDDNCYTCMGCRSFLTVYHDKENNPKFYGRFNQGVVTINLVDIACSSEKNIDKFWEIFNERLEICYRALMARHNRLKGTISDVAPILWQNGALARLKKGEVIDELLFDGYSTISLGYAGLYECTKYMTGKSHTDPDATPFALEVMKHLNEACANWKKEHNIDFSVYGTPLESTTYKFSKLLKKRFGIIEGVTDKNYITNSYHIHVSENIDAFSKLSFESKFQELSPGGAISYIEVPNMEKNLEAVMSVLEHIYDNIMYAEINTKSDYCQKCGYTGEIEIKEDENGKLIWECPNCGNTDQNTMNVARRTCGYIGTQYWNQGRTQEIKERVLHL, encoded by the coding sequence ATGAAAATAATAAAAAGAAGTGGAATGGAAGTAGATTTTGATATTAGTAAAATTGAAAACGCAATTAAAAAAGCAAACAAAGAGGTAACAGAAACTGAAAAAATTTCTGATGAAAACATCGCTAAAATATCAAATACTGTTGAAAGTATCTGTATAAATTCAGATCATTCATTAAATGTTGAAGATATTCAAGATCTTGTTGAATTAAATTTAATGGAAAACAAATCTTTTTCTGTTGCTAAAAAATATATTACATACAGATATAAAAGAGCTTTAGTTAGAAAATCTAATTCTACAGATGCTCAAATTTTAAGCTTACTTAACAGCTCTAATGAAGAAATAAAGCAAGAAAATTCTAATAAAAATTCAACTGTTGTAAGTGTTCAAAGAGATTATATGGCTGGAGAAGTTAGCAAGGATATTACAAAACGTTTCCTATTAGATCCAGATATTGTTGATGCTCACGATAAAGGAATTATTCATTTTCATGATGCTGATTATTTTGCTCAACATATGCACAACTGTGATTTAGTTAATTTAGAAGATATGTTACAAAATGGAACTGTAATCAGTGGAACTAGAATTGATAAACCTCATTCTTTTTCTACAGCTTGTAATATAGCTACTCAAATAATTGCTCAAGTTGCAAGTTCTCAATACGGAGGACAAAGTATTTCCCTTGCTCATTTAGCTCCTTTTGTTGAAGTAAGTAGAAATAAAATAAAAAAACAATTAAGAGATAGTTTTGAAGAAATAGGCCTTGAAATAACTGAAGAAAAATTTAATAAATTAGTTGAAAAAAGAGTTAGAGAAGAAGTTAATCGTGGAGTTCAAACTATTCAATATCAAGTAGTTACTCTTATGACAACAAATGGACAATCTCCTTTTGTTACAGTATTTATGTATTTAGGAGAAGCTAAGAACAAGCAAGAAGAAAAAGATCTAGCAATGATAATAGAAGAAGTTTTAGACCAACGTTATCAAGGAGTTAAAAACGAACAAGGAATTTGGGTTACACCTGCTTTCCCTAAATTGATTTATGTACTTCAAGAAAATAACATTCACAAAGATTCTCCTTATTATTACTTAACTGAAAAAGCAGGAAAATGTACTGCTAAGCGTATGGTACCTGACTATATTTCTGAAAAGAAAATGAAAGAATTAAAAGATGATAATTGTTATACTTGTATGGGATGTCGTTCTTTTTTAACTGTTTATCATGATAAAGAAAACAATCCTAAATTTTATGGAAGATTTAATCAAGGAGTTGTTACTATTAATTTAGTTGATATTGCTTGTTCTTCTGAAAAAAATATTGATAAATTTTGGGAAATTTTTAATGAACGTTTAGAAATTTGTTATAGAGCTTTAATGGCTAGACATAATCGTTTAAAGGGAACTATTTCAGATGTTGCTCCAATTTTATGGCAAAATGGTGCTTTAGCTAGATTAAAAAAAGGGGAAGTAATTGATGAATTATTATTTGATGGATATTCTACAATTTCTTTAGGTTATGCTGGGCTTTATGAGTGTACTAAATATATGACTGGAAAATCTCACACTGATCCTGATGCAACTCCTTTTGCTTTAGAAGTTATGAAACATTTAAATGAAGCTTGTGCTAATTGGAAGAAAGAACATAATATTGATTTCTCAGTTTATGGAACACCTTTAGAAAGTACAACTTATAAATTTTCTAAACTATTGAAGAAAAGATTTGGAATAATAGAGGGAGTTACTGATAAAAACTATATCACAAATAGCTATCATATCCATGTTTCTGAAAACATTGATGCTTTTTCTAAATTAAGTTTTGAATCAAAGTTCCAAGAACTATCTCCTGGAGGAGCTATTAGCTACATAGAAGTCCCTAATATGGAGAAAAACTTAGAAGCTGTTATGTCTGTTCTTGAACACATTTATGACAATATCATGTATGCTGAAATAAATACTAAAAGTGATTACTGTCAAAAGTGTGGTTATACAGGTGAAATAGAAATTAAAGAAGATGAAAATGGAAAATTAATTTGGGAATGCCCTAATTGTGGAAACACCGATCAAAACACAATGAACGTTGCTAGAAGAACTTGTGGGTATATTGGAACTCAATATTGGAATCAAGGAAGAACTCAAGAAATTAAAGAAAGAGTTTTACATTTATAA